In Zingiber officinale cultivar Zhangliang chromosome 1A, Zo_v1.1, whole genome shotgun sequence, a genomic segment contains:
- the LOC122022446 gene encoding endonuclease III homolog 1, chloroplastic-like isoform X1: MPLPLARVSFPPFSTHLKTLRMSITRRSSRSCSFDGESNNSEPNPGSESSADVSRESSRVYVRRKKTKMVVNVDGVKIMEDIAGREVSGMIDIEDFAYDKFNQSATSSDVKQISLLSAKKREKVHLSIKQKANVPANWEEIFDGIMKMRSAGDAPVDTMGCEKAGISLPPKERRFAVLVSSLLSSQTKDAVTNGAIKRLSDNGLLNPGALVKTDEATISSLIYPVGFYSRKAHYLKKVSEICLEKHEGDIPCSLNELLALPGIGPKMAHLIMNVGWNDVQGICVDTHVHRICNRLGWVSRIGTIEKTLTPEETRVSLEKWLPKDLWDPINPLLIWLRWEHGIPFPPSYLLVESFLCLLSGWIWTNHMHSCQTPMWNLWYQQDLPFCFQGTRNS; this comes from the exons ATGCCGCTTCCACTCGCAAGAGTTTCGTTCCCTCCGTTTTCTACTCACCTTAAAACCCTAAGGATGTCGATCACCAGGCGTTCCTCCCGATCCTGCTCTTTCGACGGCGAAAGCAACAACTCGGAGCCCAATCCAG gTTCCGAGTCTTCTGCTGATGTATCTCGTGAAAGCAGTCGTGTTTATGTGAGGAGGAAGAAAACTAAAATGGTTGTTAACGTCGATGGAGTGAAAATAATGGAAGACATTGCTGGTAGAGAA GTGAGTGGCATGATTGACATTGAAGATTTTGCTTATGATAAGTTCAACCAATCTGCAACTTCCA GTGATGTTAAGCAGATTTCTCTTTTGTCTGCTAAGAAGAGGGAAAAAGTTCACCTATCCATCAAACAGAAAG CTAACGTGCCAGCAAATTGGGAAGAAATTTTTGATGGGATAATGAAGATGAGATCAGCAGGGGATGCTCCGGTAGACACTATGGGATGTGAAAAGGCAGGCATATCGTTGCCTCCTAAG GAACGAAGATTTGCAGTTTTGGTATCTTCTCTTCTATCAAGCCAAACGAAAGATGCAGTAACGAATG GTGCAATAAAGCGTCTCTCAGATAATGGATTACTCAATCCTGGAGCTCTTGTCAAAACTGATGAAGCTACAATTTCTAGCTTAATTTATCCT GTGGGTTTTTATTCCCGGAAGGCACATTACTTGAAAAAAGTTTCAGAGATTTGTCTAGAAAAGCATGAGGGAGACATCCCTTGTTCCTTAAACGAACTGCTTGCACTTCCTGGAATAGGCCCCAAAATGGCCCACCTG ATAATGAATGTTGGATGGAACGATGTTCAAGGGATATGTGTGGATACTCATGTGCATCGCATCTGTAATCGTCTAGGATGGGTTTCGCGTATTGGCACAATTGAG AAAACCTTGACTCCAGAAGAAACGAGAGTGTCTCTGGAGAAATGGCTACCAAAGGATTTATGGGATCCAATTAACCCCCTGCTG ATTTGGTTACGGTGGGAGCATGGAATACCTTTTCCTCCCTCTTACTTATTAGTGGAATCATTCTTGTGTCTTCTATCAGGTTGGATTTGGACAAACCATATGCACTCCTGTCAGACCCCGATGTGGAACCTGTGGTATCAACAAGATCTGCCCTTCTGCTTTCAAGGAACAAGAAATTCCTAA
- the LOC122022439 gene encoding probable membrane-associated 30 kDa protein, chloroplastic: MALKASLSFAPPSSSSSPYRAAPSRRVLLATRTLRNSFVSGGVGPLKATEIHSSRVKPLKCHRYGGGSLIVQMNLFDRLARVVKSYANSILSSMEDPEKILEQAVLEMNDDLTKMRQATAQVLASQKRLENKYKAAQQASDEWYRKAQLALGRGDEDLAREALKRRKSYADSANSLKAQLDQQKTVVDNLVSNTKLLESKIQEARSKKDTLKARAQSAKTATKVSEMLGNVNTSSALSAFEKMEEKVLAMESQAEALNQLTTDDLEGKFALLESSSVDDDLATLKKELSGRSMKGELPAGRTAASSSNVSSAFGDMDIERELNELRKKANEY, translated from the exons ATGGCGTTGAAGGCGTCCTTGAGCTTTGCGCCACCGTCGTCATCGTCCTCTCCGTACCGAGCAGCTCCCTCGCGGCGGGTTCTTTTGGCCACCAGAACGCTGAGGAACTCTTTCGTTAGCGGAGGAG TGGGACCTCTAAAAGCTACAGAAATACATTCATCTAGAGTTAAACCGCTAAAATGCCATCGATATGGTGGAGGTTCTCTCATTGTTCAGATGAATCTTTTCGATCGGTTAGCAAGGGTAGTCAAG TCATATGCAAATTCTATTTTGAGTTCTATGGAAGATCCAGAAAAAATTTTGGAACAAGCTGTTCTGGAAATGAATGATGATTTGACCAAGATGCGCCAAGCTACAGCACAG GTACTAGCATCACAGAAACGGCTAGAGAACAAGTATAAAGCTGCTCAGCAGGCATCAGATGAATG GTACAGGAAGGCTCAGCTTGCTCTGGGAAGAGGAGATGAGGACCTTGCACGCGAGGCTCTCAAGAGGAGGAAATCTTATGCT gACAGTGCAAACTCTTTAAAAGCTCAGCTGGATCAACAGAAAACTGTGGTTGACAATCTTGTCTCCAATACTAAG CTTTTAGAGAGCAAGATACAGGAGGCCAGGTCAAAGAAAGACACTCTGAAAGCTCGTGCACAATCTGCAAA AACTGCAACAAAAGTTAGTGAAATGTTGGGGAATGTCAATACAAGTAGTGCTCTTTCAGCATTTGAAAAGATGGAGGAAAAAG TATTGGCTATGGAATCCCAAGCAGAGGCACTTAATCAGTTGACAACTGATGATCTAGAAGGAAAG TTCGCACTGCTTGAGAGTTCATCAGTAGATGATGATCTTGCAACGTTGAAGAAGGAATTGTCAGGGAGATCCATG AAAGGGGAGCTCCCTGCCGGTAGAACTGCGGCTAGCAGCTCAAATGTCTCTTCAGCTTTTGGTGACATGGACATCGAGAGGGAGCTCAATGAACTAAGAAAAAAAGCCAATGAGTACTAG
- the LOC122022446 gene encoding endonuclease III homolog 1, chloroplastic-like isoform X2, whose protein sequence is MPLPLARVSFPPFSTHLKTLRMSITRRSSRSCSFDGESNNSEPNPGSESSADVSRESSRVYVRRKKTKMVVNVDGVKIMEDIAGREVSGMIDIEDFAYDKFNQSATSSDVKQISLLSAKKREKVHLSIKQKANVPANWEEIFDGIMKMRSAGDAPVDTMGCEKAGISLPPKERRFAVLVSSLLSSQTKDAVTNGAIKRLSDNGLLNPGALVKTDEATISSLIYPVGFYSRKAHYLKKVSEICLEKHEGDIPCSLNELLALPGIGPKMAHLIMNVGWNDVQGICVDTHVHRICNRLGWVSRIGTIEKTLTPEETRVSLEKWLPKDLWDPINPLLVGFGQTICTPVRPRCGTCGINKICPSAFKEQEIPNAKAKRSKK, encoded by the exons ATGCCGCTTCCACTCGCAAGAGTTTCGTTCCCTCCGTTTTCTACTCACCTTAAAACCCTAAGGATGTCGATCACCAGGCGTTCCTCCCGATCCTGCTCTTTCGACGGCGAAAGCAACAACTCGGAGCCCAATCCAG gTTCCGAGTCTTCTGCTGATGTATCTCGTGAAAGCAGTCGTGTTTATGTGAGGAGGAAGAAAACTAAAATGGTTGTTAACGTCGATGGAGTGAAAATAATGGAAGACATTGCTGGTAGAGAA GTGAGTGGCATGATTGACATTGAAGATTTTGCTTATGATAAGTTCAACCAATCTGCAACTTCCA GTGATGTTAAGCAGATTTCTCTTTTGTCTGCTAAGAAGAGGGAAAAAGTTCACCTATCCATCAAACAGAAAG CTAACGTGCCAGCAAATTGGGAAGAAATTTTTGATGGGATAATGAAGATGAGATCAGCAGGGGATGCTCCGGTAGACACTATGGGATGTGAAAAGGCAGGCATATCGTTGCCTCCTAAG GAACGAAGATTTGCAGTTTTGGTATCTTCTCTTCTATCAAGCCAAACGAAAGATGCAGTAACGAATG GTGCAATAAAGCGTCTCTCAGATAATGGATTACTCAATCCTGGAGCTCTTGTCAAAACTGATGAAGCTACAATTTCTAGCTTAATTTATCCT GTGGGTTTTTATTCCCGGAAGGCACATTACTTGAAAAAAGTTTCAGAGATTTGTCTAGAAAAGCATGAGGGAGACATCCCTTGTTCCTTAAACGAACTGCTTGCACTTCCTGGAATAGGCCCCAAAATGGCCCACCTG ATAATGAATGTTGGATGGAACGATGTTCAAGGGATATGTGTGGATACTCATGTGCATCGCATCTGTAATCGTCTAGGATGGGTTTCGCGTATTGGCACAATTGAG AAAACCTTGACTCCAGAAGAAACGAGAGTGTCTCTGGAGAAATGGCTACCAAAGGATTTATGGGATCCAATTAACCCCCTGCTG GTTGGATTTGGACAAACCATATGCACTCCTGTCAGACCCCGATGTGGAACCTGTGGTATCAACAAGATCTGCCCTTCTGCTTTCAAGGAACAAGAAATTCCTAATGCCAAAGCTAAAAGATCAAAGAAATAG
- the LOC121997213 gene encoding protein SHORT-ROOT-like — protein MQNPPAPFTSALHLALDPDLFSADPIRPWAADLLRNCARAFSERDSANLQRLLWMLNELASPYGDREQRLAYAFLQALFCCATASGDRCYTTSLAVAERAISFASTRRLALKFQEAAPWTTFGHVAANGALLHALDAVPAIHIVDVSDTFCTQWPTLLEALASRADTDAPRVRLTVVASAASAGVMSEIGVRIEKFARLMGVSLEFRAVVAPASPRFADALRPEELELRDGETVAVNCVSALRRAGTGGSRDAFLRAAAALEPRVVTVVEEEANFAGVGEFAESFEECLRFYGAYFDMLEESFPATSNERLALERESFRSLVGVLACDGRGPDRVDHGERRERGRQWCRRLERCGFQTFGFSDDVVDDLKALLRRYRPGWSLLPAEGEASGMYLTWKEEPVVWSCAWKPK, from the coding sequence ATGCAGAATCCGCCAGCTCCTTTCACGTCCGCTCTGCACCTTGCCCTCGACCCTGATCTCTTCTCAGCCGATCCCATCAGGCCCTGGGCTGCCGACCTTCTACGCAACTGCGCACGCGCCTTCTCCGAGAGAGACTCCGCCAACCTGCAGCGCCTCCTCTGGATGCTCAACGAGCTCGCCTCCCCTTACGGCGACCGCGAGCAGCGCCTCGCCTACGCTTTCCTCCAGGCCCTATTCTGTTGCGCCACCGCCTCCGGCGACCGTTGCTACACCACCTCCCTCGCCGTTGCCGAACGCGCCATCTCCTTCGCCTCCACCAGACGCCTCGCTCTCAAGTTCCAGGAGGCGGCCCCCTGGACCACCTTCGGCCACGTCGCAGCCAACGGCGCCCTCCTACATGCCCTCGACGCCGTGCCCGCCATCCACATCGTCGACGTCAGCGACACCTTTTGCACCCAGTGGCCTACGCTCCTGGAGGCCCTCGCCTCGCGCGCCGACACCGACGCCCCGCGCGTCCGCCTCACCGTCGTCGCCTCCGCCGCCTCCGCCGGCGTCATGTCCGAGATCGGAGTGCGAATCGAGAAGTTCGCGCGGCTGATGGGCGTGTCGCTCGAATTCCGCGCCGTCGTCGCCCCCGCGTCTCCCCGCTTCGCCGATGCTCTCCGCCCCGAGGAGCTCGAACTCCGCGACGGGGAGACCGTCGCTGTGAACTGCGTCAGCGCGCTGCGTCGAGCCGGCACCGGGGGATCGCGTGACGCGTTCCTACGGGCGGCGGCGGCGCTGGAGCCGAGGGTCGTGACCGTAGTTGAGGAGGAGGCGAACTTCGCCGGCGTCGGCGAATTCGCGGAGTCCTTCGAAGAGTGTCTGCGCTTCTACGGCGCCTATTTCGACATGCTGGAGGAGAGCTTCCCGGCGACGAGCAACGAGAGACTTGCTCTGGAGAGGGAGAGCTTCCGGAGCCTCGTGGGGGTGCTGGCCTGCGACGGCCGAGGCCCCGACAGGGTGGACCACGGCGAgcggagagagagagggaggcaGTGGTGCCGGCGGTTGGAGCGATGCGGCTTCCAGACGTTCGGCTTCAGCGACGACGTCGTCGACGACTTGAAGGCGTTGCTGAGGAGGTACCGGCCTGGGTGGTCGCTGCTGCCGGCTGAGGGGGAGGCGTCGGGGATGTACCTAACATGGAAGGAGGAACCGGTCGTGTGGTCTTGTGCTTGGAAACCTAAATAA